TAAACACAGTTGATTCTGTCTAAAGTGAAAGTgtacagttgagagaaaaacagaTGCAGGTATATTAGATGCATGTAGGTCTTAAAgcgacagtactaaataaacatgCTGCCGCTAAAggtaaagttcacccaaaaatcactTAAGACTCTTGACTGAAAAGCCTTAATACGGTTGCTTTAATAAGAGTTGatgtataatttatgtatatagtgtagtgatttatttttagattttttaattcagtttcttGAGTGCTActgctaaatacacctactgtacctgaaaaatatagcactgtttgttttatttgtatattaagtGTATTTGTGACATGTAACctatctttgttcttattttttaataataaatacaaaataatgacatttttatctTCACCCATTTTGGCCTAAATGTCTGcaaatcttattttaatttttaatttttaaggctttttttttttaatggggaaATTAATTTGGCTATACTGCTCAGACAACCATCATGACaaagaatcatgataaaatcatatttctggaaaaaaaactgtaagatgaTATTTTTGCCATATAGACCATCACTAACTACAATTAAGACATTTACTCTACTGCTCTTGTTATTTGTGAGTGTTTAAATGGTTATAATAGTTCTAGAACATAGGTTATCATAAACTTTCTCTTCAAAGAATGTGACTTgacttttaaatattcaaaataaccaGTTTGTGTAGGAGCTTCACATTCCTGTATTTTTCTTCCTATCTAAAATATCTTGGTTGTATGTGTGTTATTCCTCAGGGCCGGCGGCGGTGTACAGTGACCCCTGTGAAAGTAGAGGCGAAAGAGCCTGTGAAACAGGAGAAaccagaggaggaggagaagaataaGGAGGAGACACAAGGTGGAGGAGAAAACAGTGGAGAGGAGCAAAAGGAGAAATCTGATGGGGAAACCCCTGGGAACCGCCGCAGCCGCCGCCTTGAAGAGTCTGATAAAGAtactgatgatgaagaacatgaggatgaagaagaggaggaagatgatggcGAGAGATCCAGACTCAGAGACCGGTATCTCACTATCtgtgtttaacctgttaaatgttttGCTGTCttgattcacttttttttttatggtacaaTCCTGTAATGTTGTACTTAATGTAATTTAAACTCTGAATGGCTCTCTTTTTGGATTTGAACCTGTCCCAGCAGAGTCAGAAATGATGATACCAGAGAATGGTTTTGCATACATGACTGATCTCATGTGATGTCACACGTCTCTTGGCTGTCTGATTTATCTCTGCATTTAAACAGAAGAGATGGTGTTAATTCATTAGTAATTTCAGAGTCACAGTTGCCTAGATTTCTTTGAGACATTTTGTTGAAAGGGGCACCTTTTTGAACTCCACTCAATTCCTCATTACAAACTGATATCTTTAAAGTTGGTCTTCAAATAACTTGGTTAAGTACCTCTAAATTAGGTGATCATACAAAAATGTGCTTGTTAGGATGGCAGTATTGTAATTTCTGAACCGTATTCTAATTTGTGCATCTTAGATTCTATAAACTGTGGTTAGGCTGGGGGACGTTTTGAGTAGAGATgttttgaaggaagtctcttacactcaccaaggttgcatttatttgattaaacagtaatgttttgaaatacaaatttttatatatatatatatatatatatatatatataccgcaTTACTCGCGATccttcatattataatataatgctgATTTCATggtcaagtaacatttcttatcaatgttgaaaacagtgtggcttaatatttgtggaaactgtgatttcatttttaggatttttttttttttttttgatgaactctgaaagtaaaaaaaaaaaagcatgcatttgaaaatctttttttacatAGTCAATTTCTTCACtgacacttttgaacaatttttgCTTTCTTGCTGAATTGATTTCTTAAAATCTTACCGATgccaacttttgaatggtagtatatgtCTATGTAGTATGTCAAACAACAAAAGTCCAGTTTTCTGTGAAATGGTCTTTCTGTGTGGATGAAGAATCTAATCATTTGTGTTTGTCTGACAGATATGAGAGGGAAGAGGATGACGGCTGTGAGGACTATGATTCTTTGACCGGAACTAAAGTCAAAGTGAAATATGGCAAGGGGAAGACACAGAAGATCTATGAAGCTAACATTAAGAACACAGAAACCGATGATGGAGAGATTCTTTACCTGGTGCATTATTACGGCTGGAATGTGAGGTGAGGGGTTGATGTTAATTCACTTGTCATAAGAAAGGACTATAAATAGTAGATAATGACCGGATGCATGTGAAAATTATGGATGGATTTTGCCTGCAGATATTTATTGAATATTGTATGAACTGCCCAAATTCCGCTGAAAATTGAAGGATGTATGGGGTCAAATATGATGATACCAGAGAGTGGTTTCGCTAACTTCACTGATGTCATGTGATGTTACAGTTCTCTTGGCTGTCTGATTAACCTCTGTCTGAAATTCACTTATGttataataaacatttacacCGTGACCTAACTACACATGACACAACAATATTCCAGTGACAAGCGATTTGGGAGTCCACACCAAACGAGGCGCAATATCGTGATGCGAGAGAATCGATCAAATATCACAGCCAATCAAAGCATATGTGGGTGGGCTCCCTCTGGAAGCGCTCTGCACTCGCAATGAAATGGATAAGTTTACAATCTAATGATTAATTGATGATCtaatgattaattgatgatttcacatttttaacatATATCTATGCtctaatttattttcaagatctgaGGTAAACACTCTATTGTTGCTTTCAGTATGGCTATAAGGTCatgcaaaatgatatttaaaCTCATATTAGACACATTTAACTTTTGAATAAAACACACCTGAGATTATCACTGTCATATagtttgtatgttgttgtttCAGCTGCAACATTGTGGAAATAGAAACCTTTTCTAAAATAGAAGTTTCACGCATCGCGGCTAGTTGGGACAAAAACAtggaaaagaaacattttatagcATGTCACGGCACATGTAGTTAGGACGCGGTGTTAACCCTTTACAATTAGAGATTCCTTTATGAGATTTCATACCTCTCAGACAGCATGTTAAATGCTCATTGTTCATTTATAAGGATTAGAATGGCTCTATTGTTCATCTTGTGAATCAATGCAATATTCTTCAAGAGACTGTTTTGTCTCTGTAACAGATATGATGAATGGGTCAAGGCAGATCGAATAATATGGCCTGTCGATAAGGGTggaacaaagagaaaacaaaagaaaaaggtcAAGGTGAGTGACAatctttcttaaaaacaaaaacaatatttatctTTTGAGAACCTTGGGGGACAAAATATTTTCTGTGCTTACCTTCTCCATAGAATAAAGAAGAtggagagaaggagaaagaggatGATAAACAGGCCAAACAAGGGATACGGCGAGGCCGTCCTCCACTCAAATCCACCCCTCCCAGCACTTCCCACAGTGTGTCCAAGACCCCCAGCAGCGAGGGTCGATCCAGCAGCAAGACCTCACGGCCCACAGATGCCTCTGCCCTGCCAAATGGAGAGGGTAAGATTTGTGAATAATTTGTGTGATCTTGCAGCTGAAGttcaggggcctgtaccatgatgctagatgaacaaattcagagttactgGATTAGTTTCAAGTTGACATAAGCAAAACcactccaatccggctttgttagTATCATGATGCTGATCATCAGCTTCCTTTGTCagctcaggctttgatcctgggTTTGTGGAGcatgtgcacatgaatgtgtgacatcactggcaaacagccaatcacaagacTTGATGAAGGGCTtagctaaaggttaagagattgtgAGTGACTTTTTTTGTGTCAGACATGTCATTTTGCTCACATCTGACTGGTCTAAATAGAAtggtaataacttttttttttcctgtcacaAAAGTAACAGAAAGCTGCATTTTGCCATTTCTAGTTTCAATAGTAAGACTAATGGCTTGGTGGGTTTTGTTCAACATTACTATTGTTATAAGTTACacttagggatgcaccgaaatgaaaattcttggccgaaaccgaaaaccgaaaaagagaaaaccaaggccgaaaactgaaacaccgaaataaattatgccaattattagaaccattgcatttattgctatgaccgtgtactaactttactaaaattaagacattgcaattgcataaattaatattaaagtttcaaagataattacaattacataacttatttaaaaaaaacataaaaaaaattaattacaaatgatgcaaatatttattaagcacattgcaacaatgcacagtataaaataaaattcaaaaaaaaatttatcccactcatgtgtatatttaataataatgtacaggcctactggcctgcagaaaggttttaaaatgaacagttctctcataaaaacaaagtgcatttaggtgaagtgcatttgaaatttttctatgtaggactagaaagtgcattacttctccagttggcaagactgttatcacttctggggatggggacttcagaaagataaccatctagctgttgagcagttgagcttgtcacctgcctgacatttgagaaatatttgagagagtgtatttaaataaaaataaacatttttatcaaattaaagcagaaatctagcagaaatctagcagaaatatggctacaatctgatattatgtatgtatatatgtttgtgtgtgtgtgtgtgtgtgtagtagccctaagaacaaaatagccaacgtattattattatttgaggcactttcttgcagaattccactgaacatatcagacaccGAGGGTGCATGCCACTcgtctggtgcagagaccagtcttttattctgcacttggcgcttctccgtttccacgcgggttctccgcatccagcgcggcctggatcatttctcgtgcgcgctgccttatttccgcatacaagtaatggtctttataacgcggatcaagcacattcgcgaagtgcagaggatccgaaaagatctaggtgagacgtgtgctaacagactctatacgACTgtccttttctttgttttcacttcgtggtccgtcttaatatCTTtataggagacgctttagtgctgcgaataaaggaatacgaagagagagaatgttctcactggtgttaagtgaatgtcgcgtggagctcgtggtctgcgctttgcaggtgcacgtgcaggtcgcggtttctgtttgcgtcatcacaacatttcggccgtgttgtttcggtgataaaagtctatcggccgaaaaccgaaaaggccattttcggccgaaaattttcagTGGCCGAAATtacggtgcatccctagttacaCTTATACTTATGTATTTGGCATATGCTTTTGTGTATCTGAAACAACTAATAGTGtattcaatgtgcacattttaCCAGAAAATGTGTATGTTCCCTGGGACCCCATTTCCTTTGCTAGtgctttaacacttttttttattttttatttattattattatatttgaataggCACCCCTCGTCGGCGAACGAGGAGAACTTCTGGGATGTATGATTCGGATAGAGGCTCTAATGGTAAGAGCAGCTCACATCGCTTGGAATCAATAGAACAACATCACCTGCTGAAACTGATAACttgatagtttttattttaacatggtttaaatatggttaccgtatttttcggactataagtcgcatcagtccaaaaatacgtcatgatgaggaaaaaacatatataagtcgcattaatttagaaccaagagaaaacattatcgtctacaaccgcaagagggcgctctatgtcttcagtgtagactacagaagcactgagcagtatagagcgccctctcgtggctggagacggtaatgttttctcgtggttcatttctctcggttcatgtcaaattaattttgataaataagtcgcacctgactattagtcgcaggaccagccaaactatgaaaaaaaaaagtgtgacttatagtccggaaaatacggtaatattttaaaacaaacttgGATAGTTTCTCAATATAAAATGAATGGCCAGCTATCATatggaaatacattttatatatgagaAATATATAAGCTCAGGTAAGGTAAGCTGAACTGCAGTGACTAGCATCACTAGTTTTAAGCATCATACCTAATGGTTAACTCTTCATGCATATTGACTTTAACGTAAATTCTTccttttattcatgtttttagatTCCGGGAGCTCCTTGGATGATAGTGAGTGCGAGGAATCTCCTGAGAAGAAGCTGGAATGGACTGAGACAACAGATCCACCCCTGACAGCAAAACAAGATGCAGCTGAGTATCTCCCAGAGGACAGCACAATGCCAGAACCTGCACAGACTGAGCCCGAACGTCCCAGCAGCCCTCAGGAGATGCCCAACTTCAAGGAGAGTGAGAGCAAACCCGAGGAAGACACATCCCTGCTCCCTGTTGAGTCTGATGACACATCTCCAAAACCAAGAGGGAAGAAGCCTCGTTTGAAAGAACCAGGGTCAGAGACTCCCACACAAACACCTGCTGGTGCTAATCACACCGAAACAGAGGAACCCTCCACTCCTCCGCGACCTGCAAAGAAATCCCAGGAAACGCCACACAGCAGTCCTGTAGAGAGAATAAAGCCGGTTGAGACAGCCGGCTCAGACACAGACTCCGCAACAGAGGACATCGACCCGCCAGAGCGAAGTACTCCAGTGAAACGCAAAGCCACTGAACAGCGAACACCGGAAAAGAAAATTCGCCTGGAAAGACAAGAAGAACCCAAAATGCTTTCTCCGGTTAAAACACCGCTGCTGGAGAAGAAACCTGATCCTGAGAAGAAGACCGAGGTGGTGCAGAAACCAGAGGAACACCCTTCTCCAACATTATCATCTCCCAGTAAAGATATCGAGATGAAATCTGAGATGCCCGCTCTTACCAGAGAGGTGCACCCCATAGTGGAACCTCCTTGTCCACAGCTGGAGGATCTTACAACAACCTCAAATGAGGAAATGATGCCACAAATTGGCCTTGAGGCGCTACTCTGCCATGAAGTGGACCTTGACGATCCAGAGGAGAAGGACAGGCCCTCTGGTGAAGAGTTACTGTTaatgatgaaagaaaagaaagcacAGCCTCTGGAGACTTCCGACCAACTTCCTCATGTCCTGGCTACAGTGGGACCTCCACGTCTGTTTTCCCCATCTTCTGCCCCCAGCCCGGACGAATCTCACAGCACTAAGAGTGAGAGTGATGCCACCATCGAGGTGGACAGTGTGGCAGAATCACAGGAGGGGCTCGGGGAGAACGAGTCCACTCATAGCTTTGATGCTAGTGCAAGTTCAAGCAATTCCAGCATCTCACTGCAGGATCGAGAAGGAAAGGAAAGAGGTAGGTGAAATCTTGATGTACATTTAGATAATGGCAATAGCTGACTTTTGCAACCTGGTTTGAAAGAGTAAGCCATttgaattggaaaaaaataatgtttttatagaaaaaaTCTAAACGACGGTGGGCAAGTGATGTCACCGGTGTTGTGGCTTAACACCGGTATCATCGTCAGCACCGTCTATTGTGGCAAGCCTGCTGCTGGTTAACAATATACTCATTGTTTAGCTGATGAAATGTgcatccaaaaaaacaaaaaacttttctgTAGCAAAAGATCAAGAAAATACTTCTTGAAAGTTGACTTGTGATATGTGATTAAGGACCTTTATAAAGTGCATCTTGCCGTAAAGACTGCAAGTCAAcccctcacagccttgttttcaccTGTTAAATTCAATATAGCGTCTAATATGAATGTTCTATATATTGTCTATCactatatttgcatttttatgtcaAAGAATTGATTTGACCTCTTGGCCGCTCTTGTTCTGTGAGgtttacttgtttgttttgttcctaATCTGAATTTTCAGGTCAGAAGAGGTTATTGGATTGCACTACTGTCTCGTCGGCCAAGAAGCAAAAACGCAGCCAGAAACGTTCAAGCGCAATATGTAAAACAGAGAAGAATGGAGCAGGTGAGTGTTTTGAAGCAAGTTCAAAGCCTTGAATGCATTTATGGATTGATGCCCAAGTCTGGGTTTACTTTTTCTATTAGTTGTTTGCTATAAACTGATAAtgaagtttttgttgttgttgttattaggatgtttattttttatattgaatacaTGTTAATATGATGATACCAGAGAATGGTTTCGCTAACTTGACTGATGTCCTGTGATGTTAGACTTCTCTTGGCTGTCTGATTAACCTGTTCTTCATTTCTCATGctcaaaactaaacattttagcTTTTAATATCTATTTGTGAACAATGATAGCTTTAACCGTGCATGATggatcatttgttttgttttttgtcaaacCTGATCAAATCTCTGTCTGTACGACTCAAGGACACAGCAGTGACAGTGAGGACCTGTCAGCCATGGACAGCTCTAATAAGCTAACCCCAGTCAAGAACTCCAGCCTAGCCAAGAGCCAGAAAATTTCTCGGTCGCCCGGTCTGGTTTCTCCTAACAGTAAAGACTTGGAGAAAGACAAGCACAAAGAGAAGCAGTCCGTCCCTTCCCCCCGCACATACAAGTGGTCCTGCCAGCTCAGTGAGTTTCCAAACTCTGACAAAGTTAATGcgacatattttggttttggcTTCTCATGCTTTGCTGTCTTCAGATGTTATATAACACATACTTAGTAGATACATGCATATTGTACATTTAATActtgttctttcaatttattatgCTGCCAATTAACACAATCCAGACTTCATTAGAAGGCTTTGTTTAAGATGCAGTTTAACTTTTGATTTGCATCCAAGGTTGGTTTGTAGATCGGATTATGTAAATACAATACATTGGCTCATTTTCAAGCTTGGGAAATAGTTAACTGTACCCAGATGTCTTCTAAAGTGGATCCATGCAGCTGTAGTTGAAGTGTCTGTAGTCTCTTACATCCTGTCCTGACTGGTTCCTGCTTCTTTTTTTCACAGCGGAGCTGGACAACATGACAAGTGCTGAGCGCATTTCATTCTTACAAGAGAAGCTACAGGAAATCAGGAAGTACTACATGTCACTCAAGTCTGAGGTGGCTTCCATCGACAGGAGGCGGAAAAGGttaaaaaagaaggaaagagaagGTAAAAGTGCAGTTTTAAATAGAATAATTTgttcaatatgttttttttttttttactatatatattttataaatgacatTAAAGTTTACGCCAATAACCGTATGGGCATTTTCAGATCTCATTTCCAGCTCTCTCCCACTTTTCTTCCTGCCTCACTACTGTCCtgtctagggatgcacgataaatatcgcCCCATCTTGTCAGTGGAGCAGCATTTTCTACACCGAGCCAGTGAACAATGActttgtgtagtaaatgctgctccacttGAGGTCACACACATGTCAAGATTTtctgctgattacagaaccagcattaatgatgagatgcgcattaaatatcgaacaaaatttattttaatatatatatttttttggaataataatgaaattaaaaaaaaaaaaagaaatggtgtTCTCATTTCTCAGTTTCTTGTCTTTTGTGACCTTATTATTGACCTTTgacttaatagtaataataactattactactactatactactactactattattatgtatgtattcttttctaatattattatcattattatattgttattattaaactgataataatgacaataaaatatttatttaataataataataatagctatgattgatgttgttttgtttattctgtTCATCAGGTTTACAAATTTTGAAAATTGTACTTAATGTTCATAAATGTTAACAGTGATTGATTTTGTCCATTTTTGGTCTTCTGTTCAACAGTGTCCCACACCACAGCGTCCACATCATCAGGCTCGTCCGACACAGGCATGAGCCCGTCTTCAGCTTCCCCCACGCAGAACACTGTGGCCGTCGAGTGCAGGTGATGTCACGCCCATGTCTTCTGCCCCTTGTCAGCATCCTGCTGCCTCCACGGAGGCATACTGACGGGCCAGAGCAAGCAGCCAATAGCACTCGACTGCCCTCCGCCTCCACACCTCTTCTGATCCCTATTGGCCACTCCCACCTTCTGCACTTTGTAAACTGATCCTGCCTCCTCGCTCGCTGTCGCACTAGGGAACAGACTCCACTTGAGGGTTGAATGTAATCTATGAAATCAAAGCTTATGATTTCTCCATCCAGAATGAAAATGACAGCACTTTTCACTTCGCTCTCTACAAACGCTAAACAGAAACCTCCTCTTACTGCTTCTGCGCAGCAGGGACTGAATTTAGATGCAGTAGTCAATCAGTTCTACGTTTCTCTATCAGAACATCGTCTCAGATCCCTAGGTAATGGTCACCTTAACCAGCTGGACATGGTTATTCAAAGAAAGGTCAATTGTAGTGCGCTTGTTCCATCAGAACTGCCAAAGTACACGTGTTACAGCAGAGTGCCCTATTTTGGAAAAGTAGGACAAAGTCAATTGCAAACGGGAATGTAGTTTACTGAAAACTGCAGCCGGCGTCTTCCACTTCTATCTTAGTATGCGAGCACAGAGAATTATGCAAAACCTATTTTTGTTGTCtctttttaagaaaatgaaaactaaaaaaaaaaatactacataaCATGTTTACAGTGGAACACGAGATAAAACTGTTTTCAGTGGACTAATTTCCTTTGCAagtgtattttgtctttttatatgtaattgcagagtttttattttagtatggAAAATTTCAAAAAGTATATATCACAGCGGCGAAGTTATTTAATGAAAGATTTCTAGAGCtgaaatttttgtgtaaattaaagGTATTATCTTGCaacttgttaaatatatttattcagtcCGTGGACagcgttttttgtattttttacaagaTGAGAATCACAATCGTCCCACGTTCGGTCAGTGGGGTAGAAAGAGTATGAGAACTTTGTCGGGTCGTCTTGAACCCTGGAATGTGACGTCACAATTTGGGTAACTACTGTGCAGTAAACCGCATCTTACCCTGTTTTGTTCCTCCATCTGGGCCCGAAGCTCCCCCGATGGAACACCAGAAATTGGTGACCTGCTTTTTCCTCGCCATCCTTGTTTATTGTCTGGTACTTTATAATTGAATCCTtaattctcattttcattttgagttCTTGACCAATTAAATAAATGAGTTGCTTCTCACATGAGTATGTTAAGCCCAGGGGTTTCTTACTGATTGTTCCTTTTTGTAAATAGATATTTCAAAAACcatgtatttgaaaaatacattttacacaaactgtaaaaatgatttattattttttaaaccgtACATCTTTGTATATTGATTTTCCTTTTCTATGTCAAGTTGGTAGAAGCATTAGCACATCTTTAGACTGTATATACTCAACCGTTTAGGAACCTAAATCCAAGCTGTCTATACCGTGATGACCCATATGTTGGACATTTTATGCTGTGGGCATCGATTAATTCACTGCGATGATAAAATTGTGAAAACTTGCTTCCCTGTGACTTCAGTTTATTTACAGATTACTGGATGAAGAAATGAAGGCATTAGGTTCCCGAGCAAAGCCATTGTATCTTTATGTAAAATAAGAAGAGGTCTTCTCATTTCtaataaagttttgaaatattcagaaatattgttTCTTTGTGTTTAAGAACTGGGTAAAAACTCACAAAAACAACCAGGGGAACATTAACCTATTTGGCAAAGAAAAATGCATTCCTGTGTTTTTAGAGCAAAATAATGGACATCATTAGAATTTTCCTTCAAAATGTAATTCCACTATTTTATTACAAGATAAAATCCACATGGCTTAAAGGGAGTATAAACAAAAACTACCAAGATGTGGAAATACTTAACATTTAATTTCCAGTTCACTCAACTTTaattaatgtcacaatgcaaaattgCAATAAAAAGGGGCAGAAATCTCTTTATTTTGGACTGAATTATGACTTTTATGGCCATGTTTCTGAGATTCATCTAGCCAGTCAATACCTATAAAATCAACGCAGAACTTACACTGGAATTGATAAGTTTAATGATAAAAAGTTCaataatttgatgaaaatgtattcTCCCTCAGGCCATCCCAAAATgaagattagtttgtttcttggGAACAGGTGTAACTGAGTTttacataatttgctcaccaatggatcctctgcggtgaatgggtgccgtcagaatgagagtccaaacatctgataaaacataattcataagtaatccacatgatttcagtccatcagttaataatATCCGTGAAATATGAAATGCTGTTTGTAAGAcgcaaatccatcattaagatgtctTTAACTTAAAACCATTGTTTCTAGCTAAAATACAAGTCTACTATCCATAATAGTCGattgatgtgagaagacaacagggAATTGATTAATGGATTAAGGACTGATATTTCGGCCAGAAGTGAAATTTCAAAGTTAAAACTATTTGATGgatttattaaaaatgcagttttcacATTACAAGAtggagtcttgtggattattgtgatgtttttaacagctgattggactctcattctgacggcacccattcactgcagaggatccattggtgagcatttGATggaatgctgaatttctccaaatccgttcccatgaagaaacaaactcatctacaccttAGATGATGTGAGGGtaagaatttttgggtgaactattcctttcaatCCCATTAGCTAAATTATACATGAGACTGAATATCAGAGttgactaatattttattttggagcACATTAACATAAAAACCATCAAGATCTTTCGTGTTTTAAGGAAGACCAGCATAGTGGTCGAAACGAGAGTGTATGTCCTTAGGGAAACCAAAATTCCCAATGATCCAGTTAGAGGACTTCTAACACTGTTCCCAGTGCCTGCGTCCTCTGCTCCATGCTGGAGACTGTCGTAACGGTCTGGGGTTCAGTCCAGCAGCAAATGATCATCGTGGCTGTCCTAATAAACCAGCTTTAGCAGCCAGTGCTTCATTCTGCTGGATGTGATACTCCTGAAAGCGCATTGAGATCCTCTGCGTCATCTTCAGATACTTCTGTAAGCAGCTCTCAGAACATGTAGTCTGGAGAGACAAGTTACAATTGAAATCAAGTTACATTACTAATTTGGTTATAAATGATCGATTTATCCTCTTGCAGAAATAGAAGCACAAACAACATCCCCACACACCTCTTCTGGCTTGACTTCTCTTGTAGTGAAATCTTTCACACAATCCATGAAGCAGTTCTCTGTCAGTTTATTGTAGGTTCCCAGAAATTCTTTGAACTGCAAAATACAAAGATGGGCAGTAAAACAGCTATTTAATCATCCAAAAAACtataaatagaatataaatgtGTATGGTTATGTTCTTTTTACCTGTTTGATCTGGTCTGATTCAGTGACCTGAGCTGCCATAGTTAAAATACAGTGGAGATCTCGTCGTTTTCATTGATTGACAGTACAGAGGCTGCtacataaatacatgtttttttaataataaaggcCTTTAGCATTatattgtatgtacatttataacactaaaTATTCGAAACA
This region of Carassius auratus strain Wakin chromosome 17, ASM336829v1, whole genome shotgun sequence genomic DNA includes:
- the timm9 gene encoding mitochondrial import inner membrane translocase subunit Tim9, giving the protein MAAQVTESDQIKQFKEFLGTYNKLTENCFMDCVKDFTTREVKPEETTCSESCLQKYLKMTQRISMRFQEYHIQQNEALAAKAGLLGQPR